From the genome of Candidatus Dependentiae bacterium:
TAGCTTTATCTGCAACAGTTATAAGATAAACTAAGAATATCTTGTAAAATACCTTCATTATTTTTATAATGCAGAGTCATTTATAAAAACTTCGTAGGAGAACAAGGGCATGAAGCGATTATTATTATCATACTTATTATTATCAACAATAACTGTTCATGCATTGGAAATTGAACCAGGTATTTTTATTCCTCCTCATATTTATGTGCATGCAGAGCAACCTCTTGATAATGCCAAAAGATATGCGAGTCTACCCTATATTACTGGCGACACTTTTCGCAGTATGGCACAATTTTTTGTTGATGAACTACGACTACCCATCAACCCTCTCGATATTAACAACGGCGACATTGTTTTTGTTAAAACAGACTTACTAGATTATTTTTTCACCGAACTTCATCCACATATTAAAAGTGATTACATCATTATTTCTCATAACAGCGATGATTCAGCGCCAGGCAATTACGCTCATATGCTTGACGACAATAAAATAATAGCCTGGTTTGGTCAAAACCCCGACACTGTAGATCATCCTAAATTCTTTCCTATTCCCATTGGCCTTGCAAATCCACATTGGCCAACCGGCAACACAACAGTGTTTGATCTGCTCATTCCACACGCTAAGAACATAGAAAAAAACACACTTTTGTATCTTAATATTTTACCAACGCACCCTGAACGCCAAGGAGTTGCGCAACTATTTTCCGACAAATCTTTTTGCTACAAAGCCTCTCGCAAAGCACTGCACGATTATGTATTGGAATTAGCTCAATCAAATTTTATACTCAGCCCTCGTGGCAACGGCCTCGATTGCCATAGAACATGGGAAGCTTTATTAATGGGTAGCTATCCCGTAGTGAGAACCTCTCCACTTGATAGTATCTATCAAGATCTTCCGGTTGTTATTGTCAATGACTGGCAAGAGGTTACCCAAGAATTTCTTAATCAGAAATACGAAGAAATGAGACTTAAAACATATAACAATGAAAAAATTTATTTTGCCTATTGGTTCAATAAAATCAAAGAGTGCCAGGATAATTACCTAAAAAAAGCAAAAGCTTCTCATCTGCCAAAAAACTTTAATCCTGATTTTCACCAAGCGATGAAATCAAAAACCTATGATGTTGCATTTGCTCATAATGACCCCTTCTGGAAAAACGCAAAAACTCTCTACGATAACTATATAGCCAATTTCAATCTAAGCGGGCAACCACGTATTCCCAAAATTATTCATCAAATTTGGGTTGGTAGCCCATTGCCAGAAAAATACAAATCCCTTATCGAAACTTGGAAAAAGAACCATCCAGACTGGGTACATATTTTATGGACCGATAAAGCATTAGACGCCTTAGGCCTCATCAACAAAAAACAATACGATGCAGCAACCAATATGGGCGAAAAATCAGACATAGCCAGATATGAATTACTCTATCGTTTTGGTGGACTTTATGTTGATACGGATTTTGAATGCTTAAAATCTTTTGATGTATTCAATCATAGTTGTAGCTTTTATACTGGCCTAGCCCCTGATAAAGAATTGGTAGTCTATGTAGCCCTCATTGGCGCAACTCCCGGACATCCCATATTAAAAAAATGCGTCGAACGCATAAGCACTATAAGGTCAAATTGCACCCATCCGGATGATATATTACAAAATACAGGGCCTTATTTCTTGACGCGCTGCATAGCAGAATGTCTTGATGTAACTGCACATGACACCGTACTATTTCCTATTTCTTATTTTTATCCTTGGCCAAACTATAGCAGTCAACAAAAATCAAGACCTGAAATTGAAAGTTGGATCAAACCTGAATCATATGGCATTCACCATTGGCACGTCTCGTGGGCGAAATGGTAACATTGTATTGCAATCATTATCTTAACTTAATTATAAAGGAAACTATGAAGCTACTTACTCTATTATTATCATGCACATTACTACTCTCATGCAGCACTCAAACATTTACCGCTGTTGCTAATACATCATTCCAATGGTTTACTATGCAACAAGAATATACAAAATTGACCAATGCACTTAATAGTCGCTCCAAAGATATAGAACAAACGTACTACCATCCTCATTGGGCACAAGCAAAAGAAAGTATACGGAAATTTTTATTGGGATCAGTAAATAATCAATTTAGTAAAAATTATGATTTATCGAATAATATGATTCGCCAAGGATTTAACCAAACACAAGCATACGAAGTTTCTTTTTTAAAGCATTGCATCAGCGAACGTACCAGAACATTGCTCAATAGTTATAAAGATATTGATTTTATAGGGACCTCTTTTGAATGTAATGATTTCAATTGCTCAACAAGTACTTTAGGGCATTTATTTTATGTCGCCAAAGTACTTGAAAAATGTCCAGCTGAAGACATCTCAACCATTGTGGAGATTGGTGGTGGCTACGGTAACTTAGCTCGTATTTTTAAAAGTATTATACCTCAAGCTACTATAATCATGGTTGATTTGCCTGAATTAATAGCATTACAAGCATTTTTCTTACGCTCTACATTACCAACAGTCAAAGTATTACTGCATACTCAAGCACCCGCGCACTATGAAGTTGGTGCAATCCATCTATTGCCAGTTCATGAAATCAAAAATATTACTGTCGATTCCGATGTATTTGTTTCAACCTTCGCTTTATCCGAATCAACCGAAGCACTACAAGAAATTGTTGCTGAGAAAAAATTCTTCGATGCCAATGTTTGTTATATTTCTGGACAACTACAAGGCTGGGGTAAACATAATTTTATTAATCAGTCACTAGTTCATAATGCCATGAGAGAATCGTATGACAAAGTTGATTGCCAACCATTCCATTTATTTACCAATGGTTTTGAAGCTTATGAGATCATAGGAACTAATAATTAATTATACTTGCTCAAACAAATAAAAGTATGATTATCTTTAACAATAAATAAGGAGATCATGAAATACATTAACTCCACGCTGTTTATAATCTTAAGCATTATAAGCTACTCAACAATCGATAGTAGCTCAGCAACACTCGACAATGGTTTAAATCCCTCTAAAAATACTTTATATTTGATGAATCCTAAAGATATCAATTGGTCATTGAAA
Proteins encoded in this window:
- a CDS encoding putative sugar O-methyltransferase, producing MKLLTLLLSCTLLLSCSTQTFTAVANTSFQWFTMQQEYTKLTNALNSRSKDIEQTYYHPHWAQAKESIRKFLLGSVNNQFSKNYDLSNNMIRQGFNQTQAYEVSFLKHCISERTRTLLNSYKDIDFIGTSFECNDFNCSTSTLGHLFYVAKVLEKCPAEDISTIVEIGGGYGNLARIFKSIIPQATIIMVDLPELIALQAFFLRSTLPTVKVLLHTQAPAHYEVGAIHLLPVHEIKNITVDSDVFVSTFALSESTEALQEIVAEKKFFDANVCYISGQLQGWGKHNFINQSLVHNAMRESYDKVDCQPFHLFTNGFEAYEIIGTNN
- a CDS encoding glycosyltransferase yields the protein MKRLLLSYLLLSTITVHALEIEPGIFIPPHIYVHAEQPLDNAKRYASLPYITGDTFRSMAQFFVDELRLPINPLDINNGDIVFVKTDLLDYFFTELHPHIKSDYIIISHNSDDSAPGNYAHMLDDNKIIAWFGQNPDTVDHPKFFPIPIGLANPHWPTGNTTVFDLLIPHAKNIEKNTLLYLNILPTHPERQGVAQLFSDKSFCYKASRKALHDYVLELAQSNFILSPRGNGLDCHRTWEALLMGSYPVVRTSPLDSIYQDLPVVIVNDWQEVTQEFLNQKYEEMRLKTYNNEKIYFAYWFNKIKECQDNYLKKAKASHLPKNFNPDFHQAMKSKTYDVAFAHNDPFWKNAKTLYDNYIANFNLSGQPRIPKIIHQIWVGSPLPEKYKSLIETWKKNHPDWVHILWTDKALDALGLINKKQYDAATNMGEKSDIARYELLYRFGGLYVDTDFECLKSFDVFNHSCSFYTGLAPDKELVVYVALIGATPGHPILKKCVERISTIRSNCTHPDDILQNTGPYFLTRCIAECLDVTAHDTVLFPISYFYPWPNYSSQQKSRPEIESWIKPESYGIHHWHVSWAKW